From Pedobacter sp. MC2016-14:
GACTGACCTGCTTTGATAACCTGGCCGCCGAAGGAAGCACTCAATACCACATCGCGGCTCACATCAGATTTGTAGGTGGTATCGCCGATTTTTAAACCAAAGCCTTCCAGCATAGGTTGCACTTCACGAAGTGATTTGAATTCAATTTCCGGAAAGGTAACGTTTGGTGCCAGTTCCGTATTGATGGTTAAATAGATGGTCCGGTTATCTTTCACAAAGGTTCCTGCGTCTGGATCCTGATCAATCACGATGCCTGGAGGTTTATCCATCACATATACAGAATCTACAGCATAACGTAAACCAAGTTCATCGAGTTTACTAATGGCCTGTCCGTAGGATAAGCCTTTTAAGGAAGGAACATCAAGTCCCTGACCATGTTTTGTGTAATACCTTAGACTAAAAAACGCAATCATTAAAAGTGCAAAAACGGTGGATATTGCCGCAATGAAGTTGTTTCTGAATGATTTAGTTTTTAAATAGGAGATGAATTTTGCCATTGAGCTTCTGATAAACGTAGTATTTTGTTCAAATTTAGGCTAAAAATATATTTTATCTCAATTTAAATGATATCTGTATGAACTAATTTATATTTTTGGCTTCATGAAGAAGACCATAGCATTGTTAACAGGAGGTACTACCGGCGAGTGGGTAATATCAGTAAAAAGCGCCGCAACGATTGCGCAGAACCTGGATGCTGATAAATTTGAGGTATATAAAATTATGCTTACCCAAAATGGCTGGTTTTATGAGCCTGCTGATTCTGTGAAAGTAGAAGTAGACAGGAACGATTTTTCTTTGCATATAAAAGGCAGGAAAGTAACATTTGACGGCGTATACATTGCCATTCATGGCTCTCCGGGTGAAGACGGGAAATTACAGGGCTATTTTGATATGCTGAATTTGCCCTATACCACCTGCGATGCCATGACTTCGGCCATTACAATGAACAAAGGCTATACAAAAGCCATTGTACAGGGGATAGCGGAGCTGAATACCGCGAAATCTGTGCAGATTTTTAAAAAAGGAAACTATAACCTGGAGCAGATTAAAAAAGACCTGAAGCTGCCTTATTTTATAAAACCAAACAATGGTGGAAGCAGCATTGGGATGAGTAAAGTGAACAACCAATACGACTTGAATGCGGCTTTAGATAAGGCTTTTAAAGAGGACGATCAGATTTTGATTGAAGAATTTATTGCCGGGCGTGAATTTACAGTAGGGGTAGCTAAACTGGATGGTAAAATTATGGTTTTGCCGGTTACAGAGGTGGAAACGGCTAAAGAGTTTTTTGATTTTGAAGCCAAGTATACGCCAGGTGTGGCTGTTGAAACTACGCCTGCGGTAATCAAACCTGAGACCAGGGCTCGTGTGGCGCAAATTGCTACCGAGGTTTACCAGCGCTTAAATTGCAGGGGAGTGGTGCGGATAGATTTTATCCTGACCGGTGATGAGGCTGATTTTTATTTCATAGAAATCAATACCATTCCTGGCCAAACGGCTACCAGTTTTATCCCGCAACAGGTAGCGGCGATGGGTATGAAGTTGAACGATTTTTATACCAAACTTATCCGCGAAACCATCGGTTAAACCGGATTTTGAATTCAATAAAAAAGGCTGCAAATTTCAAAATTTGCAGCCTTTTTTATTGATTGTGCTTTAGAACCTGAAGCCGATGTTGATTCCTCCGCGAAGGCCGGCCCATGGACCATCAAAATCTACTTTTGCACCATTTCCATCTACTGTGTAGCTGGTTTTTACAAGCGGAAGGTCATCAAGGTCTTTCAGCTGCTCTCTCAGCGCCTGCTGCTCATCTGAATTAAGGGTTTTCTTTCCGTCGATATGTCCTTTTGAAGTACCATAGTTGGGGCCGATGATCCACCAGTCTAAATAAACCAGTTTACTCAATTTCCATTGCGCACCAATTTGTAAGCCTCCGGTATAAGTGCTGATATTTCCATCCAGGTCAATGGTTTCTTTTCTGGTTATGGTAGTAACAGGGGTAGTCGGAATGTCAACGCTGACATCAAACGTATAAGGCATAGCGGCCGAGTAAGTGGCATATTTAACAAATGGTGCCAGGTAAAAGCCTCTGAATACACCTTTGCCGAAATAAAACCTTATCTCTGGTGCAATGGAAAAGTTACCGGTTTTTAGGTTTTTTACATTTTCCCAGGTATCGTCATTGTCGATCAGTTCTTTGATGTCTTCTTTAAAAGGAAGGTTAGATTTTGGCATAAAATGCAGGGTAACCGCTGCAGAGATTTTACGGCCAATGGCACGTTCATACTGAAAACTATAGTTGTTTACAAAGGGCGCAGTTACGCTTACTTTGACCAGGTTATTGCCGCCTGGATTTAAATCTGTGGTGTCTTTTTGAGCAAGAACCTGCGTTGTAGAGAAAACGCCCAGTAGTGCTACGCTCGCCAAAAGTGCTTTGGTAGATGTTGGTTTCATAAAAGGTTTTTTTGTAATTTGGAAAAAGCAAAACTAGGCAAAAAGTAAGTATAGCTACAATACCTACAGCTAGGTATTTTTAAATATTAGTACCTTTAACAGCTATGGACATTGCCTATTTAATTGACCATCATTTTGAGGTTATTTCTTATAAAAAAGGAGCAGTCATCTATGAACCGGGTGCAATCCCACGTGCGGTATATTTTATCAAAAGTGGTGAGGTTAAAATGGCTACCGTAAATAGTGATGGCAAAGAGTTTATACAAGGGATTTTTAAAAAAGGTGAGTATTTTGGGGAGCCGGCTTTGCTGGTGGGGCGACCGTACCTGGCCTATACCGTTACTACCTGCGATACAGAAATCATTCCGGTGTTGAAAAAAGAATTCCTAACGCTGCTGGAGACCCAGAAGGAATTTAGCATGGAGCTGATCAGGAATTTAAGTAACCGTTTGTTTTATAAATCGATGATGCTCGAAGAATTGGCAAATGAGCAGTCAGAACACCGGGTAAGGACATTGGTTAACTATTTATTTAAAGATCAGGAGAGCGGTGCTATCCTGAAATTTACCCGGCAGCAGCTGGCAGATATGAGTGGTTTAAGGGTGGAAACGGTGATTAAACTGGTTAAAAAGCTGGCCGCACAACGGGAATTAAAACTTAGCGGAAGCAAGATTGTTAAATTGTAAATATGATCTGCGTCATAAAATGGAATACTTTGTATAAGTATCTTTGAGCAATAATTAATCATCATGAAAGCGATATCAAAATTTCAAGCCGTTGTAGATTGCAAATGTCCGAGGTGCAGACAGGGTAATATTTTTTCTGGCGGTATGTATTCTTTGTCATTTAAGGGGCAAATCACCAACGAATATTGTCCGCATTGTGGATTGCGTTTTGAAAGGGAACCCGGATTTTTTTATGTATCGATGTTTGTGAGTTACGCGATGAACGTAGCAGAGATGATTAGCGTAAGTGTGGCTGCCTATGTTTTGGGTTTGCCGCTGGTTTATGAAAACCTGTGGTATTATATAGGTTTGCTGCTGCTTACGGTTTTTATCTGTTCGCCGTTTAATTACCGCTACTCCCGCGTCATTTTGCTGCACTGGTTAACTCCGGGCCTGCATTATGTAGAGGGCAGTGGTGATGCCAAGGCAAATGCTTAAATGCTGTAAGCGCGGATCATATCTTCATTAACCTTGCAACCTTTTCCTGTGTGGGTATCAATCATTACATAATCAAACCAGCCATCGGCGGCAATTTTTTTGGTACGTTGGTTTTCCATTTCAAACTGAACCCTGCAGCCTTTTTCGTTAATCGTTAAAATGCCTGTGCGCACTTTAACCACATCGCCAAGAATAAGCGGGCGCTTAAAGTCTACGTATGCGGTGCGCACTACCCAGCCAAAACCGCTTTCCAGAAAAGATTCCATAGGCATTTTGTAAAAAAGCTCCATCTGTTCGTATCTTGCGGCCAGCACATAATCAAAATATTTGCTGTTGTGTACATGGTTAAACATATCAATATCGTCTGGTCTAACTTTTAACTCGCTTTCAAAAATACTGTACGCCGCTTTTTCCATGGATCTGAGGTTGATGTACAAATCTAGCGATTTTTTGATACAACTTGTAAATCACTAAAAATACATTATCTTTGCGCTCAATTAATTAATTTTTACACACTTTAGTATCATTCAGGAATGTATTTAAGTAAAGAAAAGAAAGCCGAAATCTTTCAAAAACACGGCGAAGTAGAAACCAACACTGGTTCAGCAGAAGGTCAGGTAGCATTGTTTACCTACCGTATTGCACATTTGACAGAGCACTTGAAGAAAAATCGTAAAGATTTCTCTACTCAGTTGGCACTTCAGAAACTAGTAGGTAAACGTCGTGGGATTTTAGCCTATCTGTTCAAAAAAGATATAGAGCGTTACCGTGCAATTATCAAAACTTTAGGATTGAGGGATATCATCAAGCCTTTAGGTTCAAGAGACAGCAAATAAGCGTAATAATATCAGTAAAAGCCATTCTTAAGGGATGGCTTTTTTACTTTAAAATAAAATAATTATATATAATCCGGTGTATAGAAAGAGGAAAATACACCACAACAATTTGTAAATGAATGTAATAAAAAAATCGTTTGACCTGGGAGATGGAAGAACAATTGAAATTGAAACAGGTAAATTAGCTAAACAAGCTGATGGTTCTGTAGTGGTAAAAATGGGCGATACCATGTTATTGGCTACTGTAGTATCTACAGTGGGTGCTAAATCTGGTGTAGACTTTTTACCTTTATCGGTAGATTATCAGGAGAAATATGCTGCCGCAGGCCGTATCCCTGGTGGTTTCCTGCGTCGCGAGGCAAGATTATCAGATTATGAAGTTTTAATTTCACGTTTGGTAGACCGCGCTTTACGTCCGATGTTTCCTGAAGATTATCACTCTGATACTCAGGTAATGATCAGTTTGATCTCATCTGACAAAAACATTATGCCAGACTGCCTTGCCGGTCTTGCTGCTTCTGCTGCAATTGCGGTTTCAGATATCCCTTTTAACGGACCAATTTCTGAAGTACGTGTAGCTAAAATTGATGGTCAGTTTGTAATCAATCCTTATGTGAGTGATTTAGAGCGTGCAACAATGGAGTTTTTAGTTGCCGGTACTGAAAATGATATCGTAATGGTTGAAGGTGAAGCAGATGAAATTTCTGAAGCGGACATGGTTGAAGCCATTGAATTTGCACACAAAGCCATCGTGGTGCAGGTTAAAGCACAGAATGAACTTGCTGAACTGGTAGGTAAAACTGTAAAACGTACGTATTCTCATGAAGACAGCAACCCTGAACTTAAAGAACAGGTTTATGCTGCTACTTATGATAAAGTATATGCTATTGCAAAAAGCAATACAAGCAAAGGTGAGCGTGGTGACGCTTTTGGTGCGGTATTGATGGATTTCATCGCTACTTTAGGTGAAGATATTGATGACGTTACCGGATTCCTTTCTAAAAAATATTTTCACGATGTGCAATATGACGCCATCCGTAACCTGGTATTAGACGAAGGAATTCGTTTAGACGGTCGTGATGTGCGTACAGTGCGCCCAATCTGGTCTGAAGTAGGTTACCTTCCTTCTGCTCACGGTTCTGCTGTATTTACACGTGGTGAAACTCAATCTTTAACTACTGTTACTTTAGGTTCTAAGGACGATGAGCAAATGATTGATGGTGCATTCATCAATGGTTACAACAAATTCCTTTTACACTATAACTTCCCTGGTTTCTCCACCGGAGAGGTTCGCCCAAACAGAGGTGCTGGTCGCCGCGAAATTGGTCACGGTAACCTGGCCATGCGTTCATTGAAAAAAGTATTACCAGGACTGGAAGAAAACCCTTACACCATCCGTATCGTTTCTGATATTTTGGAATCTAATGGTTCTTCTTCTATGGCTACTGTTTGTGCAGGTACACTTGCGCTGATGGATGCCGGTATCAAAATCAAAGCACCTGTATCAGGTATTGCAATGGGATTGATCACCGACGAAAAAACCGGTAAATATGCAATCCTTTCTGATATCCTGGGTGATGAAGATCATTTGGGTGATATGGACTTTAAAGTTACCGGTACTGAAAAAGGTATTGTAGCCTGTCAGATGGATTTAAAAATCAATGGTTTGAAATGGGAAGTATTGAAAAATGCTTTAGATCAGGCCAAAGAAGCTCGTCTTCATATCTTAAATGAAATGAAGAAAACAATTGAGCAACCACGTGAAGATTACAAAGATCACGCTCCGCGGATTGTTTCTTTAACCATTGATAAAGAATTTATTGGTGCAGTAATTGGTCCAGGCGGTAAAATTATTCAGGAAATGCAACGTGAAACTGGTGCTTCTATCTCTATTGAGGAAGTTGGCAACAAAGGGATCGTTGAAATCTTTGCTGATAATAAAGCGGCAATTGATGCTGCAGTTAAACGCATCAGCGCAATTGCGGCTAAGCCGGATATTGGCGCAACCTACGATGGTAAAGTAAAATCAATTATGCCATTTGGTGCATTTGTTGAAATTATGCCAGGTAAAGATGGTT
This genomic window contains:
- a CDS encoding PASTA domain-containing protein, which codes for MAKFISYLKTKSFRNNFIAAISTVFALLMIAFFSLRYYTKHGQGLDVPSLKGLSYGQAISKLDELGLRYAVDSVYVMDKPPGIVIDQDPDAGTFVKDNRTIYLTINTELAPNVTFPEIEFKSLREVQPMLEGFGLKIGDTTYKSDVSRDVVLSASFGGQVIKAGQSLPKGSRIDLVLGDGRGSEEVDIPALIGLTVDEARFSLKGAMLSLGTITYEGEITDSASATIVMQVPLLSDSLTKVKIGTPINIVLSNKKN
- a CDS encoding D-alanine--D-alanine ligase is translated as MKKTIALLTGGTTGEWVISVKSAATIAQNLDADKFEVYKIMLTQNGWFYEPADSVKVEVDRNDFSLHIKGRKVTFDGVYIAIHGSPGEDGKLQGYFDMLNLPYTTCDAMTSAITMNKGYTKAIVQGIAELNTAKSVQIFKKGNYNLEQIKKDLKLPYFIKPNNGGSSIGMSKVNNQYDLNAALDKAFKEDDQILIEEFIAGREFTVGVAKLDGKIMVLPVTEVETAKEFFDFEAKYTPGVAVETTPAVIKPETRARVAQIATEVYQRLNCRGVVRIDFILTGDEADFYFIEINTIPGQTATSFIPQQVAAMGMKLNDFYTKLIRETIG
- a CDS encoding DUF3575 domain-containing protein; translated protein: MKPTSTKALLASVALLGVFSTTQVLAQKDTTDLNPGGNNLVKVSVTAPFVNNYSFQYERAIGRKISAAVTLHFMPKSNLPFKEDIKELIDNDDTWENVKNLKTGNFSIAPEIRFYFGKGVFRGFYLAPFVKYATYSAAMPYTFDVSVDIPTTPVTTITRKETIDLDGNISTYTGGLQIGAQWKLSKLVYLDWWIIGPNYGTSKGHIDGKKTLNSDEQQALREQLKDLDDLPLVKTSYTVDGNGAKVDFDGPWAGLRGGINIGFRF
- a CDS encoding Crp/Fnr family transcriptional regulator, whose translation is MDIAYLIDHHFEVISYKKGAVIYEPGAIPRAVYFIKSGEVKMATVNSDGKEFIQGIFKKGEYFGEPALLVGRPYLAYTVTTCDTEIIPVLKKEFLTLLETQKEFSMELIRNLSNRLFYKSMMLEELANEQSEHRVRTLVNYLFKDQESGAILKFTRQQLADMSGLRVETVIKLVKKLAAQRELKLSGSKIVKL
- a CDS encoding DUF983 domain-containing protein; protein product: MKAISKFQAVVDCKCPRCRQGNIFSGGMYSLSFKGQITNEYCPHCGLRFEREPGFFYVSMFVSYAMNVAEMISVSVAAYVLGLPLVYENLWYYIGLLLLTVFICSPFNYRYSRVILLHWLTPGLHYVEGSGDAKANA
- a CDS encoding thioesterase family protein — translated: MEKAAYSIFESELKVRPDDIDMFNHVHNSKYFDYVLAARYEQMELFYKMPMESFLESGFGWVVRTAYVDFKRPLILGDVVKVRTGILTINEKGCRVQFEMENQRTKKIAADGWFDYVMIDTHTGKGCKVNEDMIRAYSI
- the rpsO gene encoding 30S ribosomal protein S15, which produces MYLSKEKKAEIFQKHGEVETNTGSAEGQVALFTYRIAHLTEHLKKNRKDFSTQLALQKLVGKRRGILAYLFKKDIERYRAIIKTLGLRDIIKPLGSRDSK
- the pnp gene encoding polyribonucleotide nucleotidyltransferase — translated: MNVIKKSFDLGDGRTIEIETGKLAKQADGSVVVKMGDTMLLATVVSTVGAKSGVDFLPLSVDYQEKYAAAGRIPGGFLRREARLSDYEVLISRLVDRALRPMFPEDYHSDTQVMISLISSDKNIMPDCLAGLAASAAIAVSDIPFNGPISEVRVAKIDGQFVINPYVSDLERATMEFLVAGTENDIVMVEGEADEISEADMVEAIEFAHKAIVVQVKAQNELAELVGKTVKRTYSHEDSNPELKEQVYAATYDKVYAIAKSNTSKGERGDAFGAVLMDFIATLGEDIDDVTGFLSKKYFHDVQYDAIRNLVLDEGIRLDGRDVRTVRPIWSEVGYLPSAHGSAVFTRGETQSLTTVTLGSKDDEQMIDGAFINGYNKFLLHYNFPGFSTGEVRPNRGAGRREIGHGNLAMRSLKKVLPGLEENPYTIRIVSDILESNGSSSMATVCAGTLALMDAGIKIKAPVSGIAMGLITDEKTGKYAILSDILGDEDHLGDMDFKVTGTEKGIVACQMDLKINGLKWEVLKNALDQAKEARLHILNEMKKTIEQPREDYKDHAPRIVSLTIDKEFIGAVIGPGGKIIQEMQRETGASISIEEVGNKGIVEIFADNKAAIDAAVKRISAIAAKPDIGATYDGKVKSIMPFGAFVEIMPGKDGLLHISEISHERLETMDGVLKEGDKIQVKLLDIDKQGKMKLSRKALLPRPPRPEAAPAK